Proteins found in one Exiguobacterium sp. 9-2 genomic segment:
- a CDS encoding MBL fold metallo-hydrolase: MKKIVTALAGIGLATAWFINRYPVFGNRPSRAERLSFERSDRFVDGKFKNEMDFQLKMEWDSMKSILKDYGRNIPNLRPVKALPTLPYQRRQDDSEAPRVTWFGHSAFLLELDGQTIFFDPMLGRAPSPFPKLGGGRFQTTQKVDLERLPLIDVVVYSHDHYDHLDYPSVLALKNRVGRFIVPLGVGSRLRGWGVSADRITELDWHESTQVGGVKLTAAPSRHYSGRNGFDQFSTLWASWVIEGSQKVFFSGDSGYGPHFKAIGEQYGPFDLTMMECGQYDVRWSNSHMLPEQTVQAHRDVKGRVLMPIHWSAFILAFHAWFEPVERLLKEAKRDEIPVLTPMIGESVTPESTTRKWWREVR; the protein is encoded by the coding sequence ATGAAAAAAATAGTGACAGCTTTGGCAGGCATTGGTCTCGCGACTGCCTGGTTCATCAACCGATACCCGGTGTTCGGAAATCGACCAAGCCGTGCGGAACGACTGAGTTTTGAACGATCAGATCGTTTTGTTGACGGGAAATTCAAAAATGAGATGGACTTCCAGTTGAAAATGGAATGGGACTCGATGAAAAGCATCTTAAAGGACTACGGACGAAACATTCCAAATCTGCGTCCTGTCAAAGCGCTGCCGACGCTTCCATATCAGCGACGGCAAGACGATAGTGAGGCACCACGTGTGACATGGTTCGGACATTCGGCGTTTTTACTTGAACTCGATGGACAAACGATTTTTTTTGATCCGATGCTCGGTCGCGCACCGTCGCCATTCCCGAAACTGGGAGGGGGACGGTTTCAAACGACACAGAAAGTTGATCTTGAACGCCTTCCGTTGATTGATGTCGTCGTCTATTCACACGACCATTATGATCATCTGGACTATCCATCCGTCCTTGCCTTAAAAAATCGAGTCGGTCGCTTCATCGTGCCGCTCGGTGTCGGGAGTCGTCTCCGTGGATGGGGCGTCTCAGCGGACCGGATCACGGAACTCGACTGGCATGAGTCGACGCAAGTTGGTGGTGTTAAACTGACGGCAGCCCCATCTCGTCATTATTCAGGACGAAATGGTTTTGATCAATTTTCGACGCTATGGGCATCATGGGTCATCGAAGGCTCGCAAAAAGTTTTCTTTAGTGGCGATAGTGGGTATGGTCCGCATTTCAAAGCAATTGGTGAACAATATGGTCCGTTTGATCTGACGATGATGGAATGTGGGCAGTATGATGTCCGTTGGTCCAACTCGCATATGTTACCGGAACAAACAGTTCAAGCACATCGTGATGTCAAAGGTCGCGTCTTGATGCCGATTCACTGGTCTGCATTTATCCTCGCGTTTCATGCCTGGTTCGAACCGGTCGAACGGTTGCTCAAGGAAGCAAAACGCGATGAGATTCCTGTTCTGACACCAATGATTGGGGAGAGTGTGACACCCGAGAGCACAACACGGAAATGGTGGCGGGAAGTGCGTTGA
- a CDS encoding MDR family MFS transporter, producing MFNALKQLDRNIWIRFVGETITGIMMFMIAPFLVLYYADRLDSYFLVGVIMATGPIMSLVGAVLGGHFADKFGRKPLMVLSIIGDVIALIGFSFADSFGPLLALNALLGLSSSLFHPAASAMVADVTPPERLNESFGLLRMGHNVGAAFGPLLGSAVLFVDRSLIFYSAAFVFFLYGLVLYFFIEETKPEYIEKTDEVKVSPLTVLRKDHVFLIFIGAGVFISMGFALVESMLPVFLKEALPGLPTKQNPFPYLMALNGIMVVLFQFPIAARLSGKAFGKVMLLGASIFGIGMIFLAFVPSYLFSLGTSYVVLVTVLLAIYAFYTLGEMIMSPVQMTFIALIAPEHLRGTYNGAASLQWLIGGVTAPLLGSLFLDTGKGDFALGFVGLLCCVSGGVYLALDRSIQRAKRLTKSA from the coding sequence ATGTTTAACGCACTCAAACAGCTTGATCGCAACATCTGGATCCGGTTCGTCGGGGAAACGATCACCGGGATCATGATGTTCATGATTGCACCATTTTTAGTTCTCTATTACGCGGATCGACTCGATTCTTACTTTTTGGTCGGCGTCATCATGGCGACTGGACCGATCATGTCACTCGTCGGCGCCGTTCTCGGTGGTCACTTCGCTGATAAATTCGGTCGAAAACCACTGATGGTTCTCTCGATCATCGGTGACGTCATCGCGCTAATCGGTTTCTCGTTCGCCGATTCATTCGGACCGCTGCTCGCTTTGAACGCGTTGCTCGGTTTATCGAGTTCACTGTTCCATCCGGCAGCAAGCGCGATGGTCGCTGACGTCACACCACCAGAACGCCTGAATGAATCGTTCGGTCTGCTGCGGATGGGACATAATGTCGGCGCAGCGTTCGGTCCACTTCTCGGAAGTGCTGTCCTGTTTGTTGACCGTTCGCTCATCTTCTACTCCGCTGCCTTCGTCTTTTTCCTGTATGGACTCGTTCTCTACTTCTTCATCGAAGAAACGAAACCGGAGTATATCGAAAAGACGGACGAAGTCAAAGTATCACCGCTCACTGTATTGCGGAAGGATCACGTCTTTTTAATCTTTATCGGTGCGGGTGTCTTCATTTCGATGGGATTTGCCCTCGTCGAGAGTATGTTACCGGTCTTCTTGAAAGAAGCACTACCGGGGTTACCGACGAAACAAAATCCGTTTCCTTACTTGATGGCACTCAACGGAATCATGGTCGTCTTATTCCAGTTCCCGATTGCTGCTCGCTTGTCAGGGAAGGCATTCGGAAAAGTCATGTTACTCGGTGCCTCGATCTTCGGAATCGGCATGATTTTCCTCGCATTCGTGCCGTCTTACCTGTTCTCACTCGGAACGAGTTATGTTGTTCTCGTGACAGTATTGCTTGCGATTTATGCATTCTATACGCTCGGTGAGATGATCATGTCCCCTGTGCAGATGACATTCATCGCCTTAATCGCCCCGGAACATCTCCGCGGAACATACAACGGTGCTGCGAGTCTTCAGTGGTTGATCGGTGGCGTCACCGCACCGCTTCTCGGATCCTTATTCCTTGATACCGGAAAAGGTGATTTTGCGCTCGGATTCGTCGGACTGCTCTGTTGTGTCTCAGGTGGGGTCTATCTCGCACTCGATCGTTCGATTCAACGAGCGAAACGTTTAACGAAATCAGCCTAA
- a CDS encoding peptide chain release factor 3, with protein MTNILQTEVEKRRIFGIISHPDAGKTTLTEKFLLHGGAIREAGSVKARKNSKFAKSDWMEIEKQRGISVTSSVMQFEYDKKIVSIMDTPGHSDFGEDTYRILTAVDSAIMVIDAAKGIESQTKKLFQVCRMRGIPIFTFINKMDRQARDPLELMEELEEVLGIPSVAVTWPAGSGQQFEGVYDRVKGQFHCFKNDRKTIELGEEGLANEELATTINSEMYETLMDEVDLLDGAGNEYDEELIAKGELTPVFFGSALVDFGVTPLLEHYLNLSPSPTPRESNKGKVEPAQDFFSGFVFKIQANMNPNHRDRIAFVRICTGKFDRGMDVVLTRTGKKMKLSQSTQFMADERETVNEAFAGDVIGLYDSGNYQIGDTITNGDPSLQYEALPTFAPELFLKVYTKNALKSKQFQKGVEQLAQEGAIQVYKTEYNEIILGAIGQLQFEVFEHRLKGEYGVDILKDAANFQVAKWIKPAEVAAVKQLTDSRTVLVYDRWENAVLLFANDFVYERFVQKNEGTITLVDSPQQL; from the coding sequence ATGACAAACATTCTACAAACGGAAGTCGAAAAGCGTCGGATTTTCGGCATCATTTCCCACCCGGATGCGGGTAAGACGACACTAACTGAAAAATTCCTCCTACACGGAGGCGCGATCCGTGAGGCAGGTTCTGTCAAGGCACGGAAAAACTCGAAATTCGCAAAATCGGACTGGATGGAAATTGAAAAGCAACGGGGAATCTCTGTTACGTCTTCTGTCATGCAATTCGAATATGACAAAAAAATCGTTTCCATCATGGATACACCAGGTCACTCGGACTTCGGTGAAGATACGTACCGCATCCTGACGGCTGTTGACTCAGCAATTATGGTCATCGATGCGGCGAAAGGGATCGAGTCACAAACGAAGAAACTGTTCCAAGTCTGTCGGATGCGCGGGATTCCGATCTTTACGTTCATCAACAAGATGGACCGTCAAGCGCGTGACCCACTCGAATTGATGGAAGAACTCGAAGAAGTCCTCGGCATCCCGTCGGTTGCTGTGACATGGCCAGCTGGTTCAGGTCAACAGTTCGAAGGGGTCTACGACCGCGTCAAAGGACAATTCCATTGTTTCAAGAACGATCGTAAGACGATCGAACTCGGCGAGGAAGGTCTCGCGAACGAAGAACTCGCGACGACGATCAACTCGGAAATGTACGAGACGTTGATGGATGAAGTCGACTTACTCGACGGCGCAGGTAACGAATACGATGAAGAATTGATCGCAAAAGGTGAACTGACTCCGGTCTTCTTCGGATCAGCACTCGTCGATTTCGGTGTCACACCACTTCTTGAACATTACTTGAACTTGTCTCCTTCACCGACACCACGTGAGTCAAACAAAGGAAAAGTCGAGCCGGCGCAAGACTTCTTCAGTGGTTTCGTCTTCAAGATTCAAGCGAACATGAACCCAAACCACCGCGACCGGATTGCGTTCGTCCGGATCTGTACAGGTAAGTTCGATCGTGGGATGGACGTCGTCCTGACACGGACAGGCAAGAAGATGAAGCTGTCGCAATCGACTCAATTCATGGCGGATGAGCGTGAAACGGTCAACGAAGCGTTCGCAGGAGATGTCATCGGGTTATATGACTCAGGCAACTATCAAATCGGTGATACGATCACGAATGGCGATCCATCGTTACAATATGAAGCACTCCCGACGTTCGCACCAGAACTCTTCCTGAAGGTCTACACGAAAAACGCCTTGAAGTCGAAACAGTTCCAAAAAGGTGTCGAACAGCTTGCACAAGAAGGTGCGATCCAGGTCTACAAAACGGAATACAACGAAATCATCCTCGGAGCGATCGGACAACTCCAATTCGAAGTCTTCGAGCACCGGCTCAAAGGTGAGTATGGCGTTGACATCTTGAAGGATGCCGCGAACTTCCAAGTCGCCAAGTGGATCAAGCCAGCAGAAGTCGCTGCTGTCAAACAATTGACGGATTCACGGACGGTTCTCGTCTATGACCGCTGGGAGAATGCCGTTCTGTTATTTGCGAATGATTTCGTCTACGAGCGATTCGTTCAGAAAAACGAAGGAACGATCACATTGGTCGATTCACCGCAACAACTTTAA
- a CDS encoding DUF2621 family protein has product MEWFMNGILLWGFIMITLMAIGGFFMFRKFLKKLPKEDGKSMMDWEDEYIDKTRHLWTDETMELLNALVMPVPSAFRDVARRKIAGRIGQFALEERATEMTSELVVKGYISATPKRDHKFLKKALTEHAIDWRDYALYFQN; this is encoded by the coding sequence ATGGAATGGTTCATGAACGGGATTCTGCTCTGGGGCTTTATCATGATTACACTCATGGCAATCGGCGGGTTTTTCATGTTCCGGAAGTTCCTCAAGAAGTTGCCGAAAGAAGACGGTAAATCGATGATGGACTGGGAAGATGAGTACATCGACAAGACACGACACCTTTGGACGGATGAGACGATGGAGTTATTGAACGCTCTCGTCATGCCGGTCCCATCGGCATTTCGTGATGTCGCACGCCGCAAGATTGCCGGGCGGATCGGACAGTTCGCACTCGAGGAACGGGCGACAGAGATGACATCTGAACTGGTAGTCAAAGGGTATATTTCTGCGACGCCGAAACGCGATCATAAATTCTTGAAAAAAGCTTTGACGGAGCACGCCATCGACTGGCGAGACTACGCATTATATTTCCAAAATTGA
- a CDS encoding general stress protein, producing MAKRFVGIYQDQSSLERKIEELKQQGHHDSDFSVVGRDDAAEEASGASWIDQVKSTFSKEPPLRETLKRVGHSDDEAERHYAEVERGGLALFVKDRDHDHDHDHHHDHEHHHNHDHDHRYDDNKVENPGNNAYESNHREEGEKSDRAKWKADDLD from the coding sequence ATGGCGAAACGGTTTGTTGGGATTTATCAGGATCAATCGAGTCTGGAACGAAAAATTGAAGAATTGAAACAGCAAGGACATCATGATTCGGACTTTTCTGTCGTCGGTCGAGATGATGCAGCAGAAGAAGCATCAGGTGCGAGTTGGATTGATCAAGTCAAATCAACGTTCTCTAAAGAACCACCGCTCCGTGAGACGTTAAAACGTGTCGGACATTCGGATGATGAGGCAGAACGGCATTACGCGGAAGTCGAGCGAGGTGGTCTTGCACTGTTCGTCAAGGATCGAGATCATGACCATGACCACGATCACCATCATGACCATGAGCATCATCATAACCATGACCACGATCATCGGTACGACGATAATAAAGTCGAAAATCCAGGGAACAACGCCTATGAATCCAATCACCGTGAGGAAGGTGAGAAGAGCGACCGGGCGAAATGGAAAGCGGACGATCTCGACTAA
- a CDS encoding SH3 domain-containing protein gives MKKAVFAAGLAATALSVGFAQETEAASETVTVNTPVLNVRTAPTTASADVGNVYKGQTLNVEGRSGAWIQTHINGQKRYVHGAYTSAAGSFDFKKATVTTAVLNVRTQPTTSSKDVGNLYKGEKVNVEGKVGAWIKTTIDGKTRYVHSAYTTLGSVAKAPAAQPAAKPAAQPAAKPAPKAAAQPATATKQSTPAKSGTKVTMNVSAYTNDPSNNGSQLYNGRALTASGYDVTNTITYNGMRIVAASSQYPIGTRMHIEGIGEAIVLDRGGAIQGNRLDLLVGSQQEALNWGRQNVTVTVY, from the coding sequence ATGAAAAAAGCAGTTTTCGCTGCCGGTCTTGCAGCAACAGCTCTATCAGTAGGATTTGCCCAAGAGACAGAGGCTGCCTCAGAAACGGTAACAGTAAATACACCAGTACTCAACGTACGCACAGCACCTACAACTGCATCAGCAGACGTAGGCAATGTATATAAAGGTCAAACATTAAATGTCGAAGGACGTTCTGGCGCATGGATCCAAACACACATTAACGGTCAAAAACGTTATGTCCATGGCGCGTATACGTCTGCAGCAGGCTCATTCGACTTTAAAAAAGCTACAGTTACTACGGCAGTATTAAATGTCCGCACACAACCAACGACAAGCTCGAAAGATGTCGGTAACCTCTACAAAGGTGAAAAAGTCAACGTAGAAGGTAAAGTCGGTGCATGGATCAAAACAACAATCGACGGTAAAACACGCTATGTACACAGTGCATATACAACACTCGGTAGCGTAGCGAAAGCACCAGCAGCTCAACCAGCTGCGAAGCCAGCGGCTCAACCGGCTGCGAAGCCAGCACCAAAAGCAGCAGCTCAACCAGCAACTGCAACAAAACAATCAACACCTGCAAAATCAGGTACAAAAGTGACGATGAACGTCAGTGCTTACACGAACGACCCATCTAACAATGGTAGCCAACTCTACAATGGTCGTGCGTTGACAGCAAGCGGTTATGACGTTACAAATACGATCACGTACAATGGTATGCGTATCGTAGCAGCTTCTTCGCAATATCCAATCGGTACACGTATGCACATCGAAGGCATTGGTGAAGCAATCGTACTCGACCGTGGTGGCGCAATCCAAGGTAACCGTCTTGATCTTCTCGTTGGTTCACAACAAGAAGCACTCAACTGGGGTCGCCAAAACGTCACAGTTACAGTCTACTAA
- a CDS encoding aspartyl-phosphate phosphatase Spo0E family protein, whose amino-acid sequence MTTEQLLTLAIEAKRSELYHQADQSSFTSPRVLQLSHELDVLLLEYSRTVQNYTIHGSNEPLLS is encoded by the coding sequence ATGACGACAGAACAACTATTGACGTTAGCCATTGAAGCCAAACGTAGCGAATTATATCATCAAGCTGACCAGTCCAGCTTCACCTCCCCGCGTGTTTTGCAACTTAGCCATGAACTCGACGTCCTACTTTTAGAATATTCACGGACGGTCCAAAACTACACCATTCACGGTTCAAACGAACCGCTCTTATCCTAA
- a CDS encoding cytochrome c biogenesis CcdA family protein, whose product MELSLWLAFGAGLLSFVSPCTLPLYPVFLSYITGVSVTDLKERGVRERRSLFHTLAFLVGFAMVFAVLGLSTSLFADVFITYRDTLRMVGALVIFVFGVVLVGLWQPTFLMREKKLNLGERKGGYVGTVLVGIGFAAGWTPCTGPILAGVIGLAATNPSQGMFYMLAYVLGFSIPFLLMAFFVGRSRLFVQYSLKLTKFGGALMMVFGVMLYFDGLSKFAAWMSDIVGFTGF is encoded by the coding sequence ATGGAGCTCTCATTGTGGTTAGCGTTCGGAGCCGGTTTGTTATCATTCGTCTCTCCGTGTACGTTGCCGCTGTATCCTGTATTTCTCTCCTATATTACAGGAGTGTCGGTCACGGATTTGAAGGAACGAGGGGTACGGGAAAGGCGATCCCTGTTTCACACGTTAGCTTTCCTCGTTGGATTTGCGATGGTCTTCGCTGTGCTCGGACTCTCGACATCCTTGTTCGCAGATGTCTTTATCACATATCGGGATACGTTACGGATGGTCGGGGCACTCGTCATCTTCGTGTTCGGTGTCGTTCTCGTCGGGTTATGGCAACCGACATTCTTGATGCGTGAAAAGAAACTGAATCTTGGGGAACGAAAAGGGGGATACGTCGGAACGGTACTCGTCGGAATCGGTTTTGCGGCTGGTTGGACACCATGTACAGGTCCGATTCTCGCAGGAGTCATCGGATTAGCTGCGACCAATCCGAGCCAAGGTATGTTCTACATGCTCGCGTACGTCCTTGGGTTCTCGATTCCTTTCTTATTAATGGCATTTTTCGTAGGTCGTTCGCGTCTGTTCGTGCAGTATAGTCTGAAATTAACGAAATTCGGTGGAGCTTTGATGATGGTCTTCGGTGTCATGCTGTATTTTGACGGTCTCAGTAAATTCGCGGCATGGATGAGTGACATCGTCGGATTCACAGGATTTTAA
- a CDS encoding CcdC family protein, whose translation MIWISTGVALVMGLLISFIRVKASAKPTNAKKILIPPFAMSTGMLQFLYPASRLTWTEVAEALLIGAIFSIFLIKTSNFYEAEGQIYLQRSKAFFIVLFGILFIRTIAKFFIGGQIDIFETGGIFYLVAFGMIAPWRFAMYLKYKKVKSGTVSVAHLPQ comes from the coding sequence ATGATTTGGATATCAACTGGGGTAGCGCTCGTCATGGGTTTGCTGATCAGCTTTATTCGCGTGAAGGCATCAGCAAAACCGACGAACGCTAAAAAAATCTTGATCCCACCGTTTGCGATGTCAACGGGAATGCTACAGTTTTTATACCCAGCTTCCCGTCTGACATGGACGGAGGTTGCAGAAGCATTGCTCATTGGAGCCATCTTCAGTATCTTTTTGATCAAGACATCCAATTTTTATGAAGCGGAAGGGCAGATTTATCTGCAACGTTCGAAAGCGTTTTTCATCGTCTTATTCGGCATCTTATTCATTCGGACGATTGCGAAATTCTTTATCGGAGGGCAAATCGACATCTTCGAGACGGGTGGGATCTTTTATCTCGTCGCCTTCGGTATGATTGCCCCGTGGCGCTTCGCGATGTATCTCAAATACAAAAAGGTGAAATCGGGCACCGTGTCTGTAGCACATTTACCCCAATAA
- a CDS encoding ABC transporter ATP-binding protein codes for MNHDINEKAVLKRLLDFVKPFKKQVSIAFILLFITTAAKLGGPYLVKIFIDEYVAPGTYPVKEVALLFTAYLLLHTTGIIVDYLQAFEFQKIALQVIQRLRIDVFRHVMHLRLAYFDRTPAGVLVSRITNDTEAIKELYIGVLSTFVQSGVQLIGTYIFLYLLEPRLATIALLLLPLFYFIIWIYRKYSTKYYAEVRDLLSKINAQLNESINGMAIIQQFRQEKRLMAEFEETNVAHQNGRYKNLKLDSWLLRPIIELLLAISIATLVTYFGVLSFSQTVQVGVVYAFISYMERIFQPVQQIMQQLSEFQQAVVSADRVFKVLDTDEPEPTKQLEGDARVSEGHIVFEDVRFSYDGEKDVLKGISFEAKKGQTIALVGHTGSGKSSIINILMRFYAYQSGRILIDGQPLEQLSEEELRKHVGLVLQDSFLFTGTVADNIRLFDSSISFDRVEAAAQFVQADGFINQLDQQYDSPVAERGATFSAGERQLISFARTMARDPKILILDEATSSIDTETEEKVQVALERMREGRTTIAIAHRLSTIQDADLILVLHQGEVIEQGNHQELIAQDGLYKKMYQLQSGHVTVS; via the coding sequence ATGAATCATGATATCAATGAAAAAGCCGTCCTGAAACGATTGCTTGATTTCGTCAAACCGTTCAAAAAGCAAGTCAGCATCGCTTTCATCCTGCTGTTCATTACGACAGCGGCAAAACTCGGGGGACCGTATCTCGTCAAGATTTTTATCGATGAATATGTCGCACCGGGTACGTATCCGGTAAAGGAAGTTGCACTTTTGTTTACGGCGTACTTGTTATTGCATACAACAGGGATCATCGTCGATTACTTGCAAGCATTTGAGTTCCAAAAGATTGCCTTACAAGTCATTCAACGCTTGCGTATCGATGTCTTCCGACACGTCATGCACTTACGACTCGCTTATTTTGATCGAACGCCTGCTGGGGTACTCGTCTCCCGGATCACGAACGATACGGAAGCGATTAAAGAACTTTACATCGGTGTCTTATCGACATTCGTGCAAAGCGGTGTCCAGTTGATTGGGACATATATCTTCCTCTATCTGTTAGAACCGCGACTCGCGACGATTGCGTTATTGTTGTTACCACTGTTTTATTTCATCATTTGGATTTACCGGAAGTATTCGACGAAGTATTACGCGGAAGTCCGCGATTTACTGTCGAAAATCAATGCCCAACTGAATGAATCGATCAACGGGATGGCGATCATCCAGCAGTTCCGCCAAGAAAAGCGTCTAATGGCAGAATTCGAAGAGACGAACGTCGCTCATCAAAACGGTCGTTACAAGAACTTAAAGCTTGATAGCTGGTTACTACGACCCATCATCGAATTGTTACTGGCGATTTCGATTGCGACACTTGTGACGTACTTTGGTGTCTTATCATTCTCGCAAACAGTCCAAGTCGGTGTCGTTTACGCTTTCATCAGTTACATGGAGCGAATTTTCCAACCGGTTCAGCAAATCATGCAACAATTGTCTGAGTTCCAACAAGCTGTCGTCTCGGCAGACCGTGTATTCAAGGTGCTCGATACGGATGAACCGGAACCAACGAAACAGCTCGAAGGGGATGCACGTGTGTCGGAAGGACATATCGTCTTTGAAGATGTTCGCTTTAGTTATGATGGAGAGAAAGATGTTTTGAAAGGAATTTCATTCGAGGCGAAAAAAGGACAGACGATTGCCCTCGTTGGTCATACGGGAAGCGGAAAAAGTTCGATCATCAACATCCTGATGCGATTTTACGCTTACCAATCGGGTCGGATTTTGATCGATGGTCAACCGCTCGAGCAGTTATCGGAGGAAGAACTTCGGAAGCATGTCGGACTCGTCCTGCAGGATTCATTTTTGTTTACGGGTACGGTCGCGGATAACATTCGATTGTTCGACAGTTCGATTTCCTTTGATCGTGTTGAAGCGGCCGCGCAGTTCGTTCAAGCCGACGGATTCATCAATCAACTCGATCAGCAATATGACAGTCCCGTCGCCGAGCGGGGTGCGACATTCTCCGCTGGAGAACGTCAGTTGATTTCCTTCGCACGCACAATGGCACGGGATCCGAAAATCCTGATTCTCGATGAAGCGACAAGTTCGATTGATACGGAAACGGAAGAAAAAGTCCAAGTGGCGCTCGAACGGATGCGCGAGGGTCGGACGACGATTGCCATTGCCCACCGATTATCAACGATTCAAGATGCTGATTTGATTCTTGTATTGCATCAAGGGGAAGTGATCGAGCAAGGTAACCATCAAGAATTGATCGCGCAAGATGGACTGTATAAGAAGATGTATCAACTGCAATCTGGTCATGTCACGGTCTCTTAA
- a CDS encoding LD-carboxypeptidase — MLDHVQLAMPKNEEDRARAFYAGLLHMKEVDKPAGVQKSGGVWFKDHGTALHLGIEEPFSPAKKAHPGLTVATFEAMSARLQAAGYPVEHDTRLAPRRRFFTADPFGNRLEIIAAHLPTLTPKKLTDGSHIRLVAPASSLSTVELKIIDGAIETLESFGLRVSISQHARAVNPFGSSDPELRVADLHAAFADPNVDAILCVRGGFSTNELVDLLDYELIRTHPKILCGFSDITALSHAILTNTGLVTYSGPMLRAFRDRDAYTIDYFKQVLFGTDPVTIKPSIHWRDSDRGHVITLPNKGPILLSPGQASGRLIGGNLCTLNLLQGTSHFPDLRDTILFLEDDYEVHPATFARDFASLMAQPGAETIRGIVFGRFQLATKMTEEHLRYLISLYPSLKQIPVLANVDFGHTSPLFTFPIGGQVDLHDEVIRLHIS; from the coding sequence ATGTTAGATCATGTCCAACTCGCTATGCCGAAAAACGAAGAAGATCGCGCCCGTGCATTTTATGCCGGGCTTTTACATATGAAGGAAGTCGATAAACCTGCTGGTGTTCAAAAAAGTGGTGGTGTCTGGTTCAAAGACCACGGTACAGCGCTTCACCTCGGCATCGAGGAGCCATTCTCTCCTGCTAAAAAAGCACATCCTGGATTGACCGTCGCTACATTTGAAGCAATGAGTGCTCGCTTGCAAGCCGCCGGTTATCCAGTTGAGCATGATACACGACTTGCTCCGCGCCGTCGTTTCTTTACAGCGGATCCATTCGGTAACCGTTTGGAAATCATTGCTGCTCATCTTCCAACCCTAACACCGAAGAAGCTGACAGATGGTTCACATATCCGCTTAGTCGCCCCCGCTTCGAGCCTCTCGACAGTCGAGCTGAAGATCATCGACGGTGCAATCGAGACACTCGAATCATTCGGATTACGCGTCTCAATCAGTCAACATGCGCGTGCTGTCAATCCGTTCGGCTCCAGCGATCCCGAGTTACGCGTTGCAGACCTCCACGCCGCGTTTGCTGATCCGAACGTCGATGCGATCCTTTGCGTTCGTGGTGGGTTCAGTACGAATGAACTCGTCGATTTACTTGATTATGAACTGATTCGGACGCATCCGAAGATTCTTTGTGGCTTCTCTGATATCACGGCGCTCAGTCACGCCATTTTGACGAATACAGGTTTAGTGACATACTCTGGACCAATGTTACGGGCTTTCCGTGATCGTGACGCCTATACGATTGATTATTTCAAACAAGTCTTATTCGGAACGGACCCGGTTACAATCAAGCCGTCGATTCATTGGCGGGATTCGGATCGCGGACATGTCATCACGTTACCGAACAAAGGACCGATACTCTTATCTCCGGGACAAGCGAGCGGTCGTCTGATCGGTGGAAATCTTTGCACCTTGAACCTCCTTCAAGGCACGTCGCACTTCCCTGATTTGCGGGATACAATCTTGTTCCTTGAAGACGATTACGAAGTCCACCCAGCGACGTTCGCCCGTGATTTCGCCTCTTTGATGGCGCAACCAGGCGCCGAGACAATTCGTGGGATCGTCTTCGGGCGGTTCCAACTCGCGACGAAGATGACGGAAGAACATCTGCGCTACTTGATCTCACTTTACCCATCACTAAAACAGATCCCGGTCCTTGCGAATGTCGATTTTGGACATACGAGTCCTTTGTTTACGTTCCCGATCGGTGGACAGGTTGACCTTCATGACGAGGTCATCCGACTTCATATTTCTTAA
- a CDS encoding RrF2 family transcriptional regulator produces MRMTRYTDYAIRSLLFAAANPDRLVRIQEVADCYDISKNHLMKVVYRLGQSGLIDSVRGRGGGFRLAGPPDAIHIGDVVQLFEPTVHFLDPQEGIHEVPSLNPARDAFDDAIAAFHQVLNSYTVHDLLHPTANTHPQILEMIPNRN; encoded by the coding sequence ATGCGCATGACACGTTATACGGATTACGCGATTCGGTCCCTGCTGTTCGCAGCAGCCAATCCCGATCGTTTAGTCCGAATCCAGGAAGTAGCGGATTGTTACGACATTTCTAAGAATCATTTGATGAAAGTAGTCTATCGTTTAGGACAGAGTGGTCTAATTGATTCTGTCCGTGGTCGTGGAGGTGGTTTCCGCTTAGCAGGTCCTCCGGATGCAATTCATATCGGTGACGTCGTACAACTGTTTGAACCAACCGTTCATTTTCTCGATCCGCAAGAAGGCATTCACGAGGTCCCTTCGCTTAATCCGGCACGTGATGCTTTCGATGATGCCATTGCGGCGTTCCATCAAGTACTCAATAGTTACACAGTACATGATTTGCTACATCCGACAGCTAATACTCATCCCCAAATACTTGAAATGATTCCGAACCGCAATTGA